A window from Candidatus Zixiibacteriota bacterium encodes these proteins:
- a CDS encoding PhzF family phenazine biosynthesis protein, with the protein MNRTITLFQVDSFTDVAFKGNPAGVCITDKALDDKVMQNIALEMNLSETAFAVPANYGSVSSSSKFSLRWFTPSCEVDLCGHATLAAAKILYNIYNIKAETIKFDSKSGELLVSKHDDLIQLDFPIGDPQPIELPGYFRAALRLSDADWANSFTQASQCKKLGMLLICFKSADMIKNISPNFTDLANAELAFGNRGVIITAEEKKDYDFISRFFAPGFGINEDPVTGAAHTVLAPYWSAKLNKSKMRAYQVSQRGGVVLMQMQDDRVLLSGKAVIVLEGVIHL; encoded by the coding sequence ATGAATAGAACGATTACATTATTTCAGGTGGATTCTTTTACGGACGTTGCTTTTAAGGGCAATCCTGCCGGCGTCTGCATTACAGATAAAGCGTTGGATGACAAGGTTATGCAGAATATAGCCTTAGAGATGAATCTCTCCGAAACAGCTTTTGCTGTGCCAGCTAATTACGGTTCAGTCTCAAGCTCGTCCAAGTTTAGCCTTCGATGGTTTACTCCGTCATGCGAGGTCGATCTTTGCGGACATGCGACATTAGCAGCGGCGAAAATTTTATATAATATTTATAATATCAAAGCCGAAACAATTAAATTTGACAGCAAAAGCGGCGAGCTTCTGGTCAGCAAACACGATGACCTGATTCAGCTTGATTTCCCCATCGGCGACCCTCAGCCAATTGAATTGCCCGGATATTTTAGAGCCGCTTTAAGGCTTTCGGATGCTGATTGGGCTAATAGTTTTACTCAAGCCAGCCAGTGTAAAAAACTGGGTATGCTGCTGATTTGTTTTAAGTCTGCTGATATGATTAAAAATATCTCCCCAAATTTTACGGATTTGGCTAATGCCGAATTAGCATTTGGCAATAGAGGCGTAATAATAACTGCAGAGGAGAAGAAAGACTATGATTTCATCTCCCGCTTTTTCGCGCCTGGGTTTGGCATCAATGAGGACCCGGTAACAGGCGCCGCGCATACTGTGCTGGCGCCGTATTGGTCAGCCAAGCTGAATAAATCGAAGATGCGCGCCTATCAAGTTTCCCAGCGCGGGGGAGTGGTGTTGATGCAAATGCAAGATGACCGTGTTCTCTTATCGGGCAAGGCGGTAATTGTGCTTGAGGGTGTGATTCATCTATAG
- a CDS encoding PspC domain-containing protein has protein sequence MKKLYRSVEDRKIGGVCGGMAEYFDIDTTIIRLLWIALLFAGGSGLIAYIAAWIIVPEKPAL, from the coding sequence ATGAAAAAGCTTTACAGATCTGTCGAGGATAGAAAGATTGGCGGCGTATGCGGCGGCATGGCCGAGTATTTCGATATCGACACCACAATAATCCGGTTGTTATGGATTGCTCTGCTTTTTGCCGGTGGTTCGGGACTGATTGCTTATATCGCAGCCTGGATTATCGTACCGGAGAAACCGGCATTATAG
- a CDS encoding sigma-54-dependent Fis family transcriptional regulator, with product MSARIMVVDDEKSMCEFMQIMLAKEGYDVKSNTSAEEVLESLPETQHSDNKIDLIIADLMMPEMSGIELLRKAKAIDSELDFIVMTAFASVETAIEALKNGAFDYVTKPFKVDEIKIAVKKIEERKKIKSENKMLKQQLRSDFNSFLTDDANVKNILMLAKKVANSDTTILILGESGVGKEVISKAIHSESNRRHGPFISINCGALPENLLESELFGHVKGSFTGAVKDKHGLFAAADKGTILLDEIGETSPAIQVKLLRALEEKIIMPVGGIKPISVDVRIIAATNANLERMVKKGEFRPDLYYRLNVFPLMIPPLRERPKDIPLLTNYFIKRHCAKMELPEKNIDSKTVELLQSYNWPGNVRQLENVLERAILLVKGDIIMPSDLPELVDKTELPVINDTYSMNAVSMLGQQPNLETIEKAYIFYILSQANWQKSKAAKMLGIDASTLYRKIERYGFKPPDSKD from the coding sequence ATGTCCGCGCGAATTATGGTTGTTGATGATGAGAAAAGCATGTGCGAATTTATGCAGATAATGCTGGCTAAAGAGGGTTATGATGTGAAATCTAATACTTCGGCTGAAGAAGTATTAGAATCATTGCCGGAAACCCAGCATTCTGATAACAAAATTGACCTTATTATAGCCGATTTGATGATGCCGGAGATGTCTGGTATCGAATTATTAAGGAAGGCAAAGGCGATTGACTCGGAACTCGATTTTATTGTTATGACTGCCTTTGCCTCGGTTGAAACAGCCATTGAGGCGCTAAAAAACGGAGCCTTTGATTATGTAACAAAACCGTTCAAAGTCGATGAAATCAAAATCGCCGTTAAGAAAATAGAGGAACGAAAAAAGATAAAATCCGAAAACAAGATGTTGAAACAGCAGCTCCGTTCGGATTTCAATTCATTTCTAACTGATGATGCCAATGTAAAAAATATACTTATGCTTGCTAAAAAAGTTGCCAACTCTGATACTACTATTCTGATTCTCGGTGAATCGGGCGTTGGCAAAGAGGTCATATCAAAAGCTATTCACTCCGAAAGCAATCGCCGCCATGGTCCGTTTATTTCTATCAACTGCGGAGCTTTACCCGAAAACCTTCTCGAATCAGAGTTGTTTGGTCATGTTAAGGGTTCTTTTACCGGCGCCGTAAAAGATAAACATGGCCTATTCGCCGCCGCCGATAAGGGGACAATACTCCTTGATGAGATCGGAGAGACATCGCCGGCAATCCAGGTGAAACTATTGCGCGCACTTGAGGAAAAGATAATTATGCCGGTTGGTGGAATCAAGCCAATATCCGTGGATGTTAGAATTATCGCCGCTACTAATGCTAACCTCGAAAGAATGGTGAAAAAAGGCGAATTTCGCCCCGATTTATATTATCGCTTGAATGTTTTCCCGCTGATGATACCTCCTTTACGCGAAAGACCCAAGGATATACCGCTTTTAACGAACTACTTTATAAAGCGGCATTGCGCAAAAATGGAACTGCCTGAAAAAAATATTGATTCTAAAACTGTCGAATTATTGCAGTCATACAACTGGCCGGGTAATGTTCGCCAACTGGAAAACGTGTTGGAAAGGGCGATATTGTTGGTCAAGGGCGATATTATTATGCCCTCAGACCTGCCGGAACTTGTAGATAAAACTGAATTGCCTGTTATTAATGATACATACTCTATGAATGCAGTTTCTATGCTTGGCCAACAGCCGAATCTCGAAACTATAGAGAAAGCTTATATATTTTATATCTTATCACAAGCCAATTGGCAGAAATCCAAAGCTGCAAAAATGCTGGGGATTGACGCCTCGACCCTGTACCGCAAAATAGAACGCTATGGATTCAAACCGCCTGACAGCAAAGATTAA